From Girardinichthys multiradiatus isolate DD_20200921_A chromosome 3, DD_fGirMul_XY1, whole genome shotgun sequence, the proteins below share one genomic window:
- the LOC124866423 gene encoding terminal nucleotidyltransferase 4A-like, translating into MDPRTVWIQPEQNGPANSLWMHFWETSRAFGANSGLDNQPHNQRNFAVQNANLVSYGESCRHVSPTPGTVFGKLLRADSGGERGSVRRKGSLSPSSSSLDSEADSSSPHGSSLQIDSLSAAYEAGQFLHYGERKVNENSLRQPVHVVQPHCRSMQQLGGHTPTEVKNQQGNKQQQHYQSNPSGRRRQLNRANTFHGLHPLISCGFNGHYIDSSYSLWKTRRYSPGVNGLHEEIMDFFNFMSPRPEEEAMRRDVVNRIESVIKDLWPTAQVEIFGSFSTGLYLPTSDIDLVVFGKWDHPPLQDLEQALRKHNVAGNYPIKVLDKATVPIIKLTDHETKVKVDISFNVETAVKTAQFIKSYLKKYTVLPPLIFVLKQFLLQRDLNEVFTGGISSYSLILMAISFLQLHPRIDTRRTNINLGILLIEFFELYGRDFNYMKMGIQVKNGGAYLSKEDMLQAMDHGNWPSMLCIEDPVQPGNDVGRSSYGVLQVKQVFDFAYMVLNHSVSLLCAHPNKEYDSTLGRIVKVSPEVLAYREWIIKTWGAKKCTKLTNDVESCEQELARMMLIGEQRDSPSPLSSDSPSPSPVFPPSPQHHSSSSSACSLSSSSSGSDIDSDSPKSSNGSDELHPVTLASIHSVIQMAADLGATHPASFIHTTHQMCLPENITIPPTNCQFYHENPPSIAIVHRHTTQAAQFPQQTKPPSPLFTHVHHTQVGGPLCHQYAQRSYSQGSLEPHKFGSKHNQAGSLQCHNPSQGNFSLQHRLVHQAHNIVSCFRTQHQYNRNTWRRRKKAVFPSLNQS; encoded by the exons ATGGATCCTAGGACCGTTTGGATCCAACCGGAGCAGAATGGACCGGCCAATTCCCTGTGGATGCATTTTTGGGAGACTTCACGCGCATTCGGAGCGAATTCCGGCCTCGACAACCAGCCTCACAACCAGCGCAACTTTGCGGTACAAAATGCAAACTTGGTTTCATACGGCGAGAGCTGTAGGCATGTATCGCCGACACCCGGGACTGTGTTTGGGAAACTGCTGCGGGCAGACAGCGGCGGCGAGAGGGGAAGTGTCCGGAGGAAGGGCTCGTTGTCACCGTCCTCTTCCTCTCTGGACTCGGAGGCCGACAGCTCCTCTCCCCACGGCTCCTCGCTTCAGATTGATAGCTTGAGCGCGGCGTACGAGGCCGGGCAGTTTTTACACTACGGTGAGCGGAAGGTGAACGAGAACAGCCTCCGGCAGCCCGTTCACGTTGTTCAGCCACATTGTCGCAGCATGCAACAGCTCGGCGGCCACACCCCCACCGAGGTGAAAAATCAGCAAGGgaacaagcagcagcagcactatCAATCAAACCCATCCGGCCGCAGGAGGCAGCTGAACAGGGCCAACACTTTTCACGGCTTACACCCGCTCATCTCCTGCGGCTTTAATGGCCACTATATAGACTCTTCCTATAGCCTGTGGAAAACCAGGCGCTACAGCCCGGGTGTCAATGG CCTACATGAGGAAATAATGGatttcttcaacttcatgtcACCAAGACCTGAGGAGGAGGCCATGAGAAGGGACGTTGTGAACAGAATAGAAAGTGTCATCAAAGATCTGTggcccacagctcag GTGGAAATTTTTGGCAGTTTCAGCACAGGTCTCTATCTTCCTACAAG TGACATTGACCTTGTGGTGTTTGGGAAGTGGGACCATCCCCCACTGCAGGATCTTGAGCAAGCTCTAAGAAAACACAACGTGGCTGGCAATTATCCTATCAAAGTCCTTGACAAAGCTACG GTTCCAATCATTAAACTCACTGATCATGAGACCAAGGTGAAAGTGGACATCAGCTTTAATGTAGAGACTGCAGTTAAGACAGCACAGTTCATCAAAAGCTACCTTAAG AAATACACCGTTCTTCCACCCCTGATCTTCGTTCTGAAACAGTTCCTCTTGCAGCGGGATCTGAATGAAGTCTTTACTGGAGGCATCAGCTCATATAGCCTTATACTTATGGCTATCAGCTTTTTGCAG CTACACCCTCGGATAGACACACGGCGCACCAACATTAACCTGGGCATCCTGCTAATTGAATTCTTTGAGCTCTACGGTCGTGATTTCAATTACATGAAAATGGGCATCCAAGTGAAGAATGGAGGAGCTTACCTGTCCAAGGAAGACATGCTGCAAGCTATGGACCATGGAAACTGGCCATCCATGCTCTGCATTGAAGATCCTGTACAGCCAG GGAACGATGTAGGCAGGAGTTCATATGGAGTCCTGCAAGTCAAGCAGGTCTTTGATTTTGCATATATGGTTTTGAACCATAGCGTATCACTTCTGTGTGCACATCCAAACAAAGAGTACGACAG CACTTTAGGACGAATTGTTAAAGTCAGCCCAGAGGTGCTGGCCTACAGGGAATGGATAATCAAGACATGGGGAGCCAAAAAGTGCACCAAGCTGACCAATG ATGTAGAGAGCTGCGAGCAGGAGCTTGCCAGAATGATGCTGATTGGAGAACAAAGGGATTCCCCCTCTCCCCTGAGCTCGGACTCCCCTTCACCTTCTCCAGTGTTTCCTCCCAGCCCTCAACACCATTCATCGTCTTCCTCAGCATGCtcactttcttcttcttcctctggaAGCGACATC gACTCGGACTCTCCAAAAAGTAGCAACGGTTCTGACGAGCTCCACCCGGTCACCTTGGCTTCAATCCATTCAGTGATCCAGATGGCTGCTGATCTGGGGGCCACACATCCAGCAAGCTTTATCCACACCACACATCAG ATGTGTCTCCCAGAAAACATTACCATCCCTCCTACCAATTGCCAGTTCTACCACGAGAACCCTCCTTCCATTGCCATTGTGCACCGTCACACAACACAAGCTGCACAATTCCCCCAGCAGACTAAGCCACCGAGCCCTCTTTTCACCCACGTCCACCACACTCAGGTAGGAGGGCCGCTGTGCCACCAGTACGCCCAGAGATCCTATTCCCAAGGCTCACTGGAGCCACACAAGTTTGGCTCCAAGCACAACCAAGCTGGTAGCCTCCAATGCCATAATCCCTCTCAAGGCAACTTTAGTCTGCAGCACAGGCTGGTTCACCAGGCTCACAACATTGTGTCATGTTTCAGAACCCAGCACCAGTACAACCGTAACACATGGCGACGCAGGAAGAAAGCCGTTTTTCCATCTCTGAATCAGAGCTAA
- the ice1 gene encoding little elongation complex subunit 1, producing the protein MMPGDSQAKTAAIAVDATVGSCQNCSVLHQSLTEYVQSFLALKQKIAVTDDSIRLREQLEELQIRLVTLEKKTADYESVQAELEEKRGVLKAYEQLSEELEKLKQEKSNTVAENEKLGDELKCLKDSTETQALENAQLRREKAVVENDLLKTRAFLKESQEQAEKANKLIEENAVITNIKDSLEHKVRLFEDSICKQNDQISQRTKEKILLERNISDLQVRLIKLERERCKEYRSTTTQTRLEPKIDKGKVRMLLQSLWECVEPEPEQSSNISMLPECGYRRVLPPSPQTKLQSNQRRVFPSSSETIRETNSHQVKAKSTHTMVKPCPRVQDSCNPQASSHHLKQEEKLKRSKQSPKKNKLDESSPSKGSHNVSVNEIMELFKPMPPCISPLSELDTIVESVKMDGEEKKDHPEPSEDVPIDEQVQPSNIKRSLLHHDSPKSPSLHEEENVDVLENISDEKDFGDSGLCGVAELNENSDKIHENNSSLKNMFQQELPQSLLLNDHVSVEAFSLPAKGMEHSHNENPNKSTDDICDTKKAFEKAKEDISETVTKINVDMSPDDIPDVTAVVTDGERDATANSGEAENEQCVAQFKINESLEDTSVTESQQGHVDSCQNNANPTALEPFCQDSEMPEDSIPSSSDSMNYVLQTNLEQGMEIDAEVHCSKEKERNAVQGLRKVDTASPSESNAQDKPLAPKKSPVLNREDEGQRSDQEDKVVNSTALSPKDDEKEKAKTILILDCAPSMSPENEKTIDSKSLKENVHSLCRLLSPSCLLPQVKLQALENDPNTEILNKLQSDLITSPIENSSATKEQNNSLEIFVPVHEQPGRNVEGKGTLVCSLAAAQTPEFIVHVLSEMGPPLPPVLTPLTSPPKAGKPINPRHAIGKLSFPSPMDGSGSPTTPVKVHLTPNIQQPSPSSQASPTHPNGVPLSPLQFGSATPKHALPVPGRLPTKAVNSSPSSSTSPPQENSMRILDTMYPELSARARTLSILRGNVSLGMCSSENGAFPKPTDSQLSGFKTISSTSTAFTKTETRGKKRSAVDLSQPKTSKCPKLDNSSTGVTDKQESSLSLNDGDEAASSNTLVLDQTINRTASPSIEAKEPAKQDLIVDCLNKIKNQCFDLLPVIQSHLHVGNLPKKPVLRDEEKEVISEICRCTSLQVDEMIVAILTKLKAEKNVLSLNYLQALCRVYTGICRQKKYWEKARILAYSILIDDFPESVKLVLFMVTTWPNVLSHSSLLCQAIHAITQLKAPEGLLGCLSAFLGWEKNPPCDLDQLILRTLTDLRSGSNQSFTKHVRYGEDLGAGAWEHIFTLHLLCSHKKWKWTYEHILGKELWPLMNTWVLQSRDQQEPVRDETVATVLRLVGRLSQLGLKEGSVSSLVTVANIINTFGRHGQAEGVPWTVQLAAIYCIYELSPCNPKQALDALAEWRGEAAQSVPPAVTSCINQIASICRQVRS; encoded by the exons ATGATGCCAGGAGACAGCCAGGCCAAAACGGCAGCTATAGCCGTGGACGCGACGGTTGGAAGCTGTCAGAACTGCTCTGTTTTGCATCAG AGCCTAACGGAGTACGTCCAATCATTTCTGGCCCTTAAACAGAAAATAGCAGTTACAGA tGACTCTATCAGGCTTCGAGAGCagctggaggaactgcagatcCGGTTGGTTACCCTGGAGAAGAAGACAGCAGATTATGAATCTGTACAGGCCGAGCTGGAAGAGAAGAGG GGTGTTCTTAAAGCTTATGAACAACTGTCTGAAGAGCTGGAAAAATTAAAGCAGGAAAAGAGCAACACAGTGGCTGA GAATGAAAAGCTTGGAGACGAACTGAAATGTTTGAAAG ATTCAACAGAAACACAGGCTCTTGAAAATGCGCAGCTGAGGAGAGAGAAGGCGGTTGTTGAAAACGATTTGTTAAAAACCCgg GCATTTTTGAAGGAATCTCAGGAACAAGCAGAAAAGGCTAATAAATTGATAGAAGAGAATGCCGTCATAACAAACAT AAAGGATAGTCTTGAACACAAAGTTAGACTGTTTGAAG acTCAATTTGCAAACAGAACGATCAAATATCTCAACGGACCAAAGAGAAGATTCTGCTTGAAAGGAACATTAGTGACCTTCAG GTCAGACTGATAAAACTGGAAAGAGAAAGatgtaaag AATATAGGAGCACGACAACTCAAACAAGATTGGAGCCAAAAATTGATAAAg GAAAGGTACGGATGCTGCTGCAGAGTTTATGGGAATGTGTAGAGCCAGAGCCTGAACAGTCTTCTAACATATCTATGTTACCAG aATGTGGTTACAGGCGGGTTCTTCCTCCTTCTCCACAAACCAAACTGCAGTCTAATCAAAGGCGAGTGTTTCCCTCTTCTTCTGAGACCATCAGGGAAACGAACAGTCATCAAGTCAAAGCAAAATCCACTCACACAATGGTGAAACCTTGTCCTCGTGTGCAGGATTCATGCAACCCCCAAGCATCTTCTCACCACTTGAAACAAGAAGAGAAACTGAAAAGAAGCAAACAGTCACCCAAGAAAAATAAACTCGATGAGTCGTCCCCCAGCAAAGGCAGCCATAATGTATCTGTTAATGAAATAATGGaacttttcaaaccaatgcCACCCTGCATATCTCCGCTTTCAGAATTG GATACCATTGTAGAATCTGTGAAGATGGATGGTGAGGAAAAGAAGGACCATCCTGAACCTTCAGAAGATGTTCCGATTGATGAACAAGTTCAGCCTTCAAACATCAAAAGGTCACTATTACATCACGACAGTCCAAAATCTCCTTCACTTCACGAAGAAGAGAACGTGGACGTCCTGGAAAACATTTCAGATGAAAAAGACTTTGGAGACAGTGGGTTGTGTGGTGTTGCTGAACTGAATGAAAACTCTGATAAAATTCATGAAAACAACAGTTCTCTAAAGAACATGTTTCAGCAGGAGCTGCCACAGTCTTTATTATTAAATGATCATGTTTCAGTTGAAGCTTTCTCATTACCAGCTAAAGGTATGGAACATTCTCATAATGAAAATCCCAACAAAAGTACTGATGACATCTGTGACACTAAAAAAGCTTTTGAGAAGGCAAAAGAAGATATTTCAGAGACTGTTACAAAGATTAATGTAGATATGAGTCCAGATGACATTCCTGATGTCACAGCAGTTGTTACTGATGGGGAAAGAGATGCAACAGCAAACTCTGGAGAAGCAGAAAATGAACAATGTGTTGCTCAGTTTAAAATCAATGAATCTTTGGAAGACACCAGTGTCACAGAAAGCCAACAAGGTCATGTGGATTCTTGTCAGAACAATGCAAATCCCACTGCCTTAGAGCCTTTCTGCCAAGACTCAGAAATGCCAGAGGATTCCATACCAAGCAGCAGTGACAGCATGAACTATGTCCTACAGACAAACCTCGAACAGGGAATGGAAATAGATGCTGAAGTCCATTGCTCTAAGGAGAAAGAAAGGAATGCAGTGCAAGGTCTTAGAAAAGTTGATACAGCTTCACCCTCGGAGTCGAATGCCCAGGATAAACCTTTGGCTCCTAAAAAGTCTCCGGTTTTAAACAGGGAAGATGAGGGGCAACGTTCTGACCAGGAAGATAAAGTAGTAAATTCTACAGCTCTATCGCCAAAGGATGATGAAAAAGAGAAAGCAAAAACCATATTAATTCTTGATTGTGCTCCTTCAATGTCCCCAGAAAACGAAAAAACAATTGACAGTAAATCTTTGAAAGAGAATGTGCATTCTCTTTGTAGACTGTTAAGTCCTTCATGTCTGTTACCTCAGGTAAAACTGCAGGCTTTGGAAAATGACCCAAACACAGAAATTCTCAACAAACTTCAATCTGATCTTATTACTTCACCTATTGAGAATTCTTCTGCCaccaaagaacaaaacaatagCTTGGAGATATTTGTACCAGTCCATGAACAGCCAGGTAGGAATGTTGAAGGAAAGGGTACACTAGTGTGCAGTCTGGCAGCAGCTCAAACACCAGAGTTCATTGTCCATGTTCTCTCTGAAATGGGTCCTCCACTTCCTCCTGTCCTGACCCCTCTAACATCACCTCCTAAAGCAGGAAAGCCAATCAACCCAAGGCACGCAATTGGAAAACTTTCTTTTCCTTCACCTATGGATGGCTCAGGTTCTCCTACCACTCCAGTAAAAGTCCATTTAACACCCAACATTCAGCAGCCGAGTCCATCTTCCCAAGCCAGCCCAACCCATCCAAATGGAGTCCCCTTGTCACCTCTCCAGTTTGGCtcagccactccaaaacatgcTTTGCCAGTTCCTGGTCGATTGCCCACCAAAGCAGTAAATTCTTCCCCTTCATCTTCGACTAGTCCTCCTCAAGaaaactccatgaggattctcGATACCATGTACCCAGAGCTCTCTGCCCGTGCCCGGACTCTTAGCATCCTGAGAGGTAATGTCAGTCTCGGcatgtgttcatcagagaatgGAGCATTTCCAAAACCAACTGACAGTCAGTTATCTGGCTTCAAAACCATCAGCTCCACCTCAACAGCCTTCACAAAGACAGAGaccaggggaaaaaaaagatctgCCGTTGATTTATCCCAGCCTAAAACCAGCAAATGCCCAAAGCTTGACAACAGCTCTACTGGTGTTACTGACAAGCAGGAGTCGTCCCTCTCTTTAAACGATGGAGATGAGGCAGCCTCTTCCAATACTCTGGTGCTAGATCAGACCATAAACAGGACAGCATCTCCATCCATAGAAGCTAAAGAACCAGCTAAGCAGGATCTGATTGTTGattgtttaaacaaaattaagaaCCAGTGCTTCGATTTACTGCCTGTTATCCAGAGCCACCTGCATGTTGGTAATCTGCCTAAAAAGCCTGTTCTGAGAGACGAGGAGAAGGAGGTCATCTCTGAGATTTGCAGATGTACCTCG CTCCAGGTAGATGAAATGATTGTGGCCATATTGACCAAACTAAAGGCTGAAAAAAATGTCCTGAGTCTAAACTACTTACAAGCCCTCTGTCGTGTCTACACTGGGATCTGTAGACAGAAGAAGTACTGGGAGAAGGCTCGCATCCTGGCCTACAGCATTCTTATTGATG attttccagAATCAGTGAAGCTGGTTTTGTTTATGGTGACGACATGGCCCAATGTTCTGTCACACAGTAGTTTACTGTGCCAGGCCATTCACGCTATTACCCAACTAAAGGCACCAGAAGGGCTTCTTGGCTGCCTTTCAGCTTTCCTTGGATGGGAGAAG AATCCTCCTTGTGACCTTGACCAGCTGATCCTCAGAACTCTGACTGATCTCCGGTCGGGATCCAATCAGTCTTTTACAAAACACGTCCGGTATGGAGAAGACCTGGGAGCTGGAGCCTGGGAACACATCTTCACCCTGCACCTCCTGTGTTCACACAAAAAGTGGAAATGGACCTATGAACACATCCTGGG CAAAGAGTTGTGGCCGTTAATGAACACCTGGGTTCTACAGTCAAGGGATCAGCAAGAACCAGTCCGAGATGAGACTGTTGCCACTGTACTCCGACTCGTAG GACGGCTCAGTCAGCTAGGCCTTAAAGAGGGTTCTGTTTCCTCTTTGGTCACTGTGGCAAATATCATCAACACATTTGGAAGGCATGGACAAGCTGAAG GGGTGCCGTGGACGGTCCAGTTAGCAGCCATTTACTGCATCTATGAACTTTCTCCCTGTAATCCCAAACAAGCCCTGGATGCTCTGGCTGAGTGGAGAGGAGAGGCTGCTCAGAGCGTCCCCCCTGCTGTCACTAGTTGCATTAATCAAATCGCTTCTATTTGTAGACAGGTCAGGAGCTGA